One window of Elaeis guineensis isolate ETL-2024a chromosome 11, EG11, whole genome shotgun sequence genomic DNA carries:
- the LOC105053650 gene encoding LOW QUALITY PROTEIN: uncharacterized protein (The sequence of the model RefSeq protein was modified relative to this genomic sequence to represent the inferred CDS: inserted 1 base in 1 codon) translates to MATSNMAAAASSFVFTSNRSPTTTNASPRSNSISFYQPTRRFVIRAAGEKENGPEKPDPGKVNGPEKPDTGKINGPEKPDSGTINGPEKPPGQINGPEKGDPGKINGPEKPPTGTTNGPEKPPSAKLSGPKENEPMRGAKVKILRKESYWYNRIGSVVTIDQDTKTRYPVXKVNYAGVSTNSFALDEIQEVK, encoded by the exons ATGGCAACCTCGAACATGGCCGCAGCTGCCTCAAGCTTTGTGTTCACTTCCAACCGTTCTCCCACCACCACGAACGCCTCACCACGTTCCAACTCCATCAGCTTCTACCAGCCCACCAGAAGATTTGTGATTCGTGCTGCAGGGGAAAAAGAGAATGGACCCGAGAAGCCAGATCCCGGTAAAGTAAATGGACCCGAAAAGCCCGATACTGGCAAAATAAATGGACCAGAGAAGCCCGATTCTGGAACAATAAATGGACCGGAGAAGCCTCCCGGACAAATAAATGGACCCGAGAAGGGCGATCCTGGTAAAATAAATGGACCGGAGAAGCCCCCTACTGGAACAACAAATGGACCTGAGAAGCCTCCTTCTGCGAAACTCAGTGGACCCAAGGAGAATGAACCGATGAGGGGCGCAAAG GTGAAGATCCTTAGGAAGGAATCTTATTGGTATAATCGCATTGGATCAGTGGTGACCATAGATCAG GACACAAAGACTCGCTATCCTG GCAAAGTAAATTATGCTGGTGTGTCTACGAACAGCTTCGCATTGGATGAGATCCAGGAAGTGAAATGA
- the LOC105053680 gene encoding PHD finger protein ING1 isoform X2 gives MGFLEDFQARVQRQNEQRCEQEIGDIRRGIESGNITPDTSLIRFSDEALDEQKHCIRIADEKVALATQAYDMVDAHIQQLDQYMRKLEELRQERELATGAGVGTSNADASTRSGRVAESSRGGRKKSRLAVEPPSVDLELPVDPNEPTYCFCNQVSYGEMVACDNPDCKIEWFHFGCVGLKEQPKGKWYCSNCVGMQKRRKGK, from the exons GAGTCCAGCGGCAGAATGAACAGCGCTGTGAACAAGAAATAGGGGATATTAGGCGGGGAATTGAGTCTGGTAACATTACTCCTGATACATCACTAATCAGATTTTCTGATGAGGCTCTTGATGAGCAAAAGCATTGCATCAGGATTGCTGACGAAAAAGTGGCCTTAGCCACACAGGCCTATGATATG GTTGATGCACACATCCAACAACTTGATCAATACATGAGAAAACTTGAAGAGCTCCGGCAAG AAAGGGAACTTGCAACTGGAGCAGGTGTTGGTACTTCAAATGCTGATGCTAGCACAAGATCTGGAAGGGTTGCTGAAAGTAGCAGAGGGGGGCGGAAGAA ATCACGATTAGCAGTAGAGCCACCAAGTGTAGATCTGGAATTACCAGTGGACCCAAATGAACCCACATACTGTTTCTGCAACCAAGTTAGCTATGGGGAGATGGTTGCTTGTGACAACCCTGAT TGCAAGATTGAGTGGTTCCATTTTGGATGCGTTGGTTTGAAAGAACAACCGAAAGGAAAATGGTACTGCTCCAATTGCGTTGGAATGCAGAAACGTAGAAAAGGTAAATGA